One Spiribacter halobius DNA segment encodes these proteins:
- a CDS encoding type II secretion system F family protein has translation MAEKAAKLASFTWEGVDRQGRKVKGDSQAENPSRLRLTLRQQGIAAQKIRRKSSLSQLLEGKRSKKITPGDIAVFTRQLSTMLNSGVPLVQAFDIIGRGHENPSMRKLVMAIKDDVESGTALSEALGKHPLYFDELVCNLVNAGEQAGVLDTLLDKIATYKEKTESIKKKIRKALFYPTAVLVVAFAVTAILLIFVVPQFESLFRGFGADLPAFTRMVLNLSDFFRAWWWAIFGGLIGGVVLFLEAKKRSRRFAHFLDRVALRIPVVGSILRKAAIARFARTLSTMFAAGVPLVEALGSVAGATGNAVYGEAVRGMQDEVATGQQLQWSVEQTKLFPHMVVQMIAIGEEAGSLDAMLAKVADFYEEEVDNAIDSLSSLLEPLIMAVLGVLVGGLVIAMYLPIFKLGSVV, from the coding sequence ATGGCCGAGAAAGCAGCGAAGCTCGCAAGCTTCACCTGGGAGGGCGTCGACCGTCAGGGTCGCAAGGTCAAGGGCGACAGCCAGGCGGAGAATCCGTCCCGGCTGCGCCTGACGCTGCGCCAGCAGGGCATCGCCGCGCAGAAGATCCGCCGCAAGTCGAGCCTCTCGCAGCTGCTCGAGGGCAAGCGCAGCAAGAAGATCACCCCCGGCGACATCGCCGTGTTCACCCGCCAGCTCTCCACCATGCTGAACTCCGGCGTGCCGCTGGTGCAGGCCTTCGACATCATCGGACGGGGCCACGAGAACCCGTCCATGCGCAAGCTGGTGATGGCGATCAAGGACGACGTCGAGTCCGGCACCGCGCTCTCCGAGGCCCTCGGCAAGCATCCGCTCTACTTTGACGAGCTGGTCTGCAACCTGGTCAACGCCGGCGAGCAGGCGGGCGTGCTGGACACGCTGCTGGACAAGATCGCGACCTACAAGGAAAAAACCGAGTCGATCAAGAAGAAGATCCGCAAGGCCCTGTTCTACCCCACCGCCGTGCTGGTGGTGGCGTTCGCGGTAACGGCCATCCTGCTGATCTTCGTCGTGCCGCAGTTCGAGAGCCTGTTCCGCGGCTTCGGCGCCGACCTGCCGGCCTTCACCCGGATGGTGCTGAATCTCTCGGACTTCTTCCGCGCCTGGTGGTGGGCGATCTTCGGCGGGCTGATCGGCGGGGTGGTGCTCTTCCTAGAGGCGAAGAAACGCTCCCGGCGCTTCGCTCACTTTCTCGACCGGGTGGCCCTGCGCATCCCGGTGGTGGGCAGCATCCTGCGCAAGGCGGCCATTGCCCGCTTCGCCCGCACCCTCTCCACCATGTTCGCCGCCGGCGTGCCGCTGGTGGAGGCGCTGGGCTCGGTAGCCGGCGCCACGGGCAACGCCGTGTACGGCGAGGCCGTGCGGGGCATGCAGGACGAGGTCGCCACCGGCCAGCAGCTGCAGTGGTCGGTGGAGCAGACCAAGCTCTTCCCGCACATGGTGGTGCAGATGATCGCCATCGGCGAGGAGGCCGGTTCCCTCGACGCCATGCTTGCCAAGGTCGCCGACTTCTACGAGGAGGAGGTGGACAACGCCATCGACAGCCTGAGCAGCCTGCTGGAGCCGTTGATCATGGCGGTGCTCGGCGTGCTCGTGGGCGGCCTGGTCATCGCCATGTACCTGCCGATCTTCAAGCTCGGCTCGGTGGTCTGA
- the pilB gene encoding type IV-A pilus assembly ATPase PilB, which yields MATANPSVRLGGLAGRLARDGLISEDDARQALEDARTAKQSFVTYLVEQKLVPAAAVAGSAAAEFGVPVFDLAALDLSHASVSLVSERLIRHHRALPLVKRGKRLFVAVSDPTNLEALDEFKFHTGLSTDPVLVEDDKLGTVIEKALEDSGAAFSDMDLDQDLENLDVSGGEERSEDDAGASGDEDDAPVVRFINKVLLDAINKGASDIHFEPYEKEYRVRFRQDGVLREVAAPPIGLALRMSARIKVMARMDIAERRVPQDGRIKMNISRRRAIEFRVNTLPTIYGEKIVLRILDPSTAQMGIDQLGYEEDQKALFMEAIHRPYGMVLVTGPTGSGKTVSLYTALNILNTADRNISTVEDPVEINVTGINQVHVNLKAGLTFPTALRAFLRQDPDIIMVGEIRDLETAEIAVKAAQTGHLVLSTLHTNDAPQTLTRLANMGVPPYNIASSVNLIIAQRLARRLCKHCKEPVDIPREALLKEGFREDELDDLTVYTAKGCDQCTNGYKGRVGIYQVMPVSEATERLILEGGNAMQIAEQAEKEGIRDLRTSGLMKVRQGVTSLEEINRVTVD from the coding sequence ATGGCGACGGCGAACCCTTCCGTCAGGCTCGGCGGCCTTGCCGGCCGGCTGGCGCGGGATGGACTGATCAGCGAGGACGATGCACGCCAGGCGCTGGAAGACGCGCGCACGGCGAAGCAGTCGTTCGTCACCTATCTGGTCGAACAGAAGCTCGTGCCGGCAGCGGCAGTGGCGGGCTCCGCCGCGGCCGAGTTCGGCGTGCCGGTATTCGACCTCGCCGCCCTGGACCTCTCCCACGCCTCGGTATCCCTGGTCAGCGAGCGCCTGATCCGCCACCACCGCGCGCTGCCCCTGGTCAAGCGCGGCAAGCGCCTGTTCGTCGCCGTCTCCGACCCCACCAACCTCGAGGCCCTGGACGAGTTCAAGTTCCACACCGGGCTCAGCACCGACCCGGTACTGGTGGAGGACGACAAGCTCGGCACCGTCATCGAGAAGGCGCTGGAAGACAGCGGTGCGGCCTTCTCGGACATGGACCTGGACCAGGACCTGGAGAACCTGGACGTCAGCGGCGGCGAGGAGCGCAGCGAGGACGACGCCGGAGCCTCCGGCGACGAGGACGACGCGCCGGTCGTGCGCTTCATCAACAAGGTGCTGCTGGACGCCATCAACAAGGGCGCCTCGGACATCCACTTCGAGCCCTACGAAAAGGAATACCGGGTGCGCTTCCGTCAGGACGGCGTGCTGCGGGAGGTGGCCGCGCCGCCCATCGGCCTCGCCCTGCGCATGTCCGCGCGCATCAAGGTCATGGCGCGCATGGACATCGCCGAGCGTCGGGTGCCCCAGGACGGGCGCATCAAGATGAACATCTCCCGGCGCAGGGCCATCGAGTTCCGCGTCAACACGCTGCCGACGATCTACGGCGAGAAGATCGTGCTGCGTATCCTCGATCCGAGCACGGCCCAGATGGGCATCGACCAGCTCGGCTACGAGGAGGACCAGAAGGCGCTGTTCATGGAGGCCATCCACCGGCCCTACGGGATGGTGCTGGTGACCGGCCCCACCGGCTCCGGCAAGACGGTCTCGCTCTACACCGCGCTCAACATCCTCAACACCGCCGACCGCAACATCTCGACGGTCGAGGATCCGGTGGAGATCAACGTCACCGGCATCAACCAGGTGCACGTGAACCTCAAGGCGGGGCTCACCTTCCCCACCGCCCTGCGTGCCTTCCTGCGCCAGGATCCGGACATCATCATGGTGGGTGAGATCCGCGACCTGGAGACCGCGGAGATCGCGGTGAAGGCCGCTCAGACCGGCCATCTGGTGCTCTCCACCCTGCACACCAACGATGCGCCGCAGACGCTGACGCGACTCGCCAACATGGGCGTGCCGCCCTACAACATCGCCTCCTCGGTGAACCTCATCATCGCCCAGCGCCTGGCGCGGCGGCTGTGCAAGCACTGCAAGGAGCCGGTGGACATCCCGCGCGAGGCCCTGCTGAAGGAGGGTTTCCGCGAGGACGAGCTGGATGACCTCACCGTCTACACCGCCAAGGGCTGCGACCAGTGCACCAACGGCTACAAGGGCCGCGTCGGCATCTATCAGGTGATGCCGGTGAGCGAGGCCACCGAGCGGCTGATCCTCGAGGGCGGCAACGCCATGCAGATCGCCGAACAGGCGGAGAAGGAAGGGATCCGGGACCTGCGCACCTCCGGGCTGATGAAGGTCCGCCAGGGTGTGACGAGCCTGGAGGAGATCAACCGCGTGACCGTGGACTGA